In Fragaria vesca subsp. vesca linkage group LG5, FraVesHawaii_1.0, whole genome shotgun sequence, the genomic stretch TGTAGTCAATGTGATTTTATTTGTGATATAGGTTTTATTTGTCAACGAGGACATCTGACAGACTGTCAGTATCAACAGTGACCCTTTCCAAGGTGAATATCTATTTTCTTTCCTTTTGACTATGATCTTAAATGTTTTCCCTCTCTTATGTCCCGATTCTCTTGTTATAGGGTTCACGGAATCGAGAGGAAGAAGATATGGTTGCAAGTCATATCGTGCTCAAGGTGTGTGATTAAAGATACAGGATTGTCATCAAAATATGTGCTACATATTTACTTCACATAAATCATGTCTGTCTACATACATCCTTTGTCTGTTGGCTATATTGTTTTGAAATTATTTTCAGACATCCCACACCCTCAATTTTCCTCCCTGAATTCTGGCCTTTTCGATTTTGTGCCTGACACTCCGAAGGTCAGGATTTGGTAGACGATCTAGAGTACATGTTACTAGTTGAGGATAAAAGATGAAAAACATTATGGAGTTGAACAAACTTCTCGATGAACACTATTTCATTGTCTTTCTGGGACAGTAGGACCTATTAAACTTTTCTCTCCTCTCAATTGGAAAATTTATTATTTGAAAAATTGATTCTGGTATTTTTCGTTGTTCTTAGAGTTCTGCTGCCCAGAAATCGAATTCTGTCAACATAAATAACTTTTACTCCCTCTAGGACCTTCTGATGCTCCTGCTTAATGAGTGTAATAAGTGGCCATGTGTTAGGCACATGACAATTTGTGCTAGCTATATAAAAGTCTTTAAGCCTCCCTAACTAATATGCATAGTATAATTTGAGAACCACATTTGAGAGGTTCAGTAGTTCAGGGACCAAAGTGCTCCAAGGACAAAGTAACTTAAGTTTTCATCATTGTTGAAATTACTCTTTAGACCTGATAAACAAAATATAGCAGCTGAGATCCTCTAATTGTTACCTTTTATTTTCTTGCAAAATGTAATTTGTGTAAACTCATATTTTAATTTTGTTTCTTATGCAGCCTTTCTATCAATGTGGTTACAGGCAATTGCAAATGCGTGCAAAGTTCCTGGAACATTTGTTTCAAGTCTCACTGAATCTGAAGTGCCTGAGGAATGTGAAAAGCAGTTCAGCGAAGATGAAGAATTAGAGCAACTTATAAATGGGCAAATATGCTTCAAGGTTTATCCTTTTTCAAGTGGTATGCTCTTACCTTTAGGTTCAATCAGGTTTGATATGTGTGTGCCATTGTGTTCCTCACCAAATGTGTATAATGCTGTGTCCAGAGCCATCTGTGCCAATTCCAGAAAGAAGGATAATACTCTCTGGTTCTTTTAATCCATTACATGAAGGTCACTTCAAGTTATTGGAGGTTGCTACCAGGTACAGTGACTTATTTCTACTGCAACTGTTCATTGAATCCATTATGTGTGTGTGTATCATAATCAAACATATGTCAGTCATCATATATGCCATCATTGTGATAAGTAATGGATGTGTAATACCTTAATTGAATGATAGCTGATCATGGATCAAACTGGTTAAGGAGTTAGAGTTAAGGTGGTAGTGGTAATAAGTATACCTATTTGAAATTGAACTTTGCCCCCCTTCTGGAAGACTTTTGGTATAACCATTTCATAATAAGCATCTATATTTCGTGATTTTCATTTGGGTACCCTTTCAGGTGGTAGTGGTAATAAGTATACCTATTTGAAATTGAACTTTGCCCCCCTTCTGGAAGACTTTTGGTATAACCATTTCATAATAAGCATCTATATTTCGTGATTTTCATTTGGGTACCCTTTCAATTCATTTTTATGCAGGATCTGTGGCAACGGCTACCCATGCTTTGAACTATCTGCAATCAATGCTGACAAACCTCCACTTTCGATATCACAAATCAAAGATCGTGTCAAGCAGTTTGAAATAGTTGGTGAGGCTGATTAATCTGTCATTTTTTTTTTCCTTGGAGGGATAATGAGTGATTGGGTGAAATGTTACTAGCATTGGTTGAGGTTTTTCTTTTTTGAAGTATTGATAAGTTTTCCCATGTTCTCTGATATGTAACTCTTAATATTTCTCTTTGATTGATAGGAAAAACGGTGATTATATCCAATCAGCCATATTTTTATAAGAAAGCTGAACTTTTCCCAGGCAGTGCATTTGTGATTGGTGCTGACACAGCAGCGAGGCTGATTAATGTATGTTATTCAAGCATTTAGAGAAGTCTGAGGACTTATAATACAAGAAAACATATTCTAATCTAACAGATAGCACACGATTTGATGGTGTAGTAGATTATTATAATACGACTTTTCCGGACTTAATAATTTTTGACACATCTCTTAATTTTCCATTAAGAGTGAGGCATTGCTTCTGATATCTCAAATCTTTCTTTTTCCAGCCCAAATACTATGACGGGGACTATAGAAAGATGCTAGATATACTTCTTGGATGCAAGAAAACAGGGTCCACTTTTCTTGTTGGCGGCCGTAATGTAGATGGTGTTTTCAAGGTATGTTCACATGTTAGAAGTTTGACAAACTACTTGCTCAT encodes the following:
- the LOC101305073 gene encoding uncharacterized protein LOC101305073, producing the protein MTETCCTSAMNIGIRALVEAIHSTPTQSVLYLSGGASQAVAWLLSVPGASSTVLEAVVPYSRMSMIQLLGKIPDNFCSQHNAEDMALLAYNRALKLSSPGSPVVGVGFTGSLAASRPKLGDHRFYLSTRTSDRLSVSTVTLSKGSRNREEEDMVASHIVLKAIANACKVPGTFVSSLTESEVPEECEKQFSEDEELEQLINGQICFKVYPFSSEPSVPIPERRIILSGSFNPLHEGHFKLLEVATRICGNGYPCFELSAINADKPPLSISQIKDRVKQFEIVGKTVIISNQPYFYKKAELFPGSAFVIGADTAARLINPKYYDGDYRKMLDILLGCKKTGSTFLVGGRNVDGVFKVLEDFEIPEELRDMFISIPPEEFRMDISSTEIRKKLAK